A genomic region of Sideroxydans sp. CL21 contains the following coding sequences:
- a CDS encoding 2-dehydropantoate 2-reductase translates to MKICIVGAGAIGGMLGARFAQAGHDVTLILRGANLTAVQQNGLKLIEEDGNELLVKQIKATSALAEAGVQDVVILTLKAHQVAAVAAELPALMHAGTRIITMQNGIPWWYFHKLPGEMGKRYQGINVQTVDPDGNIAKYIDVDRVIGSVVYPASEVISPGVIKVIEGNRFSLGELDGSDTPSIRAISEAFKGAGFKSPISSDIRSEIWLKLWGNLSFNPISALTHATLEDICVFPATRELAANMMREAQIIGEKLGVQFKVSLEKRINGAQAVGQHKTSMLQDVELGRPLEFEALIGSVMELGRITETPTPNINAVYALVSLLANKLQQHKGTLRIS, encoded by the coding sequence ATGAAGATTTGTATCGTAGGAGCAGGAGCCATCGGCGGCATGTTGGGAGCCAGGTTTGCGCAGGCGGGACACGATGTGACTTTGATTCTGCGCGGAGCGAATCTGACTGCAGTGCAGCAAAACGGCCTGAAGCTGATTGAAGAAGACGGCAATGAACTGCTCGTCAAGCAGATCAAGGCCACTTCCGCCCTGGCTGAAGCGGGCGTTCAGGATGTGGTGATCCTGACGCTCAAGGCGCACCAGGTCGCCGCCGTTGCGGCGGAACTCCCGGCGCTGATGCATGCCGGGACCCGGATCATCACGATGCAGAACGGCATTCCCTGGTGGTACTTCCACAAGCTGCCCGGCGAGATGGGGAAGCGTTATCAGGGTATCAATGTCCAGACAGTCGATCCGGATGGCAACATTGCAAAATACATCGACGTCGATCGCGTGATCGGCAGCGTTGTCTATCCGGCGAGCGAAGTCATCAGCCCGGGCGTGATCAAGGTGATCGAAGGAAATCGATTCTCTCTGGGAGAGCTCGACGGGAGTGACACGCCGAGCATTCGCGCGATCAGCGAAGCCTTCAAGGGGGCAGGATTCAAATCGCCGATCTCGAGCGATATCCGTTCCGAGATATGGCTGAAGTTATGGGGCAACCTGAGCTTCAACCCGATCAGTGCGTTGACGCATGCCACCCTGGAAGATATCTGTGTGTTCCCCGCCACCCGTGAACTGGCCGCCAACATGATGCGGGAGGCGCAGATCATCGGCGAGAAACTGGGCGTCCAGTTCAAGGTGAGCCTGGAAAAACGCATCAATGGCGCGCAGGCGGTGGGCCAGCACAAGACCTCCATGCTGCAGGATGTGGAACTCGGCCGCCCGCTCGAATTCGAGGCTTTGATCGGCTCGGTCATGGAACTGGGGCGGATCACCGAAACCCCGACACCAAACATCAATGCCGTTTACGCGCTTGTGTCGCTGCTGGCGAATAAATTGCAGCAGCACAAAGGCACTTTGCGCATCTCCTGA
- a CDS encoding fumarylacetoacetate hydrolase family protein — translation MTQWIAFAHHGKSGFGQVEGDRVVVYEGDMFADPRRTSTELALADVRVDLPCRPGKLIALWNNYHAQAAKQNLAIPAEPLYLIKAPNSYCAHEHVVQSPASYDGRVVYEGELGIVIGRKSKGLNEEEARQAIFGFTCINDITALDLINRDAAFAQWTRAKSFDGFGVIGPVIATGLDWSALSVRTMVNGRERQNYPCSDMIFSPEKIVQALSRDMTLEPGDVIACGTSLGVMPMKPGTVIEVSIEGIGTLRNQFGAAVPV, via the coding sequence ATGACACAGTGGATAGCGTTTGCCCATCATGGAAAGTCCGGTTTCGGCCAGGTCGAGGGTGACCGTGTCGTTGTTTACGAGGGCGACATGTTTGCCGACCCGCGCAGGACAAGCACCGAACTCGCACTGGCCGATGTCCGCGTCGATCTGCCCTGCCGACCTGGCAAACTGATCGCATTGTGGAACAACTACCATGCGCAGGCGGCCAAGCAGAATCTCGCTATCCCTGCCGAGCCGCTTTACCTGATAAAGGCGCCCAACAGTTACTGCGCGCACGAACATGTGGTGCAGTCACCGGCGAGTTACGATGGCCGGGTGGTTTATGAAGGGGAATTGGGTATCGTGATAGGCCGCAAGAGCAAAGGCCTGAATGAGGAAGAGGCAAGGCAGGCCATCTTCGGTTTTACCTGTATCAACGATATCACCGCGCTGGACCTGATCAACAGGGATGCCGCGTTCGCGCAATGGACCCGGGCCAAGAGTTTCGACGGCTTCGGTGTCATCGGCCCGGTTATCGCGACCGGACTCGACTGGAGTGCTTTGAGTGTCAGGACCATGGTCAATGGACGGGAGCGCCAGAACTATCCGTGCAGCGACATGATCTTTTCTCCGGAAAAGATCGTGCAAGCCCTCAGCCGGGACATGACCCTGGAGCCGGGCGATGTGATCGCCTGCGGTACCTCGCTGGGCGTGATGCCAATGAAGCCAGGGACGGTGATCGAGGTCAGTATTGAAGGGATTGGTACATTGCGCAACCAGTTCGGGGCGGCAGTCCCGGTTTGA
- a CDS encoding IclR family transcriptional regulator C-terminal domain-containing protein has product MMLGDQGEAACRSYAKRSKLPAYTVNTHTKVTELLQDCVAAVNRGYALDNEEAELGVGCIGTLVRDASGNVVAGISVSAPIERRKDEWIAHVVETAGRLSTLLGYHPV; this is encoded by the coding sequence ATGATGCTGGGCGACCAGGGCGAGGCAGCCTGCCGCAGTTATGCCAAGCGCAGCAAGTTGCCCGCCTATACAGTCAATACCCATACCAAAGTCACCGAGCTCTTGCAGGACTGCGTCGCCGCCGTGAATCGCGGCTACGCTCTGGACAATGAAGAAGCCGAGCTTGGCGTGGGCTGCATCGGTACCCTGGTGCGCGATGCCAGCGGCAACGTTGTAGCAGGCATCTCCGTATCTGCCCCTATAGAACGCCGCAAGGATGAATGGATTGCACATGTCGTGGAAACCGCCGGGCGGCTTTCGACGCTGCTCGGTTATCATCCGGTATAA
- a CDS encoding four-carbon acid sugar kinase family protein, with the protein MSETKIIVLDDDPTGSQTVHSCLLLTRWDAATLREAILDESPLFFVLTNTRGMAAKPAADITREVCRNLKQVLAELKKNGRDINPILVSRSDSTLRGHYPVETDVIAEELGPFDAHFLVPAFFEGGRFTRDSVHYLMVQGQPVPVHETEFARDSVFGYRHSYLPDYIGEKTGGRIKPEQVERFLLADVRGDSLPRLMTLHGNACCVVDAETQNDLNHFAGQLRLAAGQGKRFLFRSAASLLTALAGLPVQPVAAQDMARYVRGGKPGAVIVGSHVKKTTAQLEQLLKMPGVTPIEVNVEQLPASRDALLAEVVQSCAQSHAAGNTPVVFTSRLEKAFPDQSTRLAFGEMVSAFLMDVVRNLPTTLGFLISKGGITSNDVLSSGLALRTSRVVGQILPGCSVVCCPADHPRYPNLPVVIFPGNVGDDQAVATAYARLTGHANQHSISESDFRTIKA; encoded by the coding sequence ATGTCAGAAACAAAGATCATCGTCCTGGATGACGACCCCACGGGGTCGCAGACAGTACACAGTTGTCTGCTCTTGACGCGCTGGGATGCGGCGACTTTGCGCGAGGCCATCCTGGATGAGTCTCCGCTGTTCTTCGTGCTGACCAACACCCGAGGCATGGCCGCCAAGCCCGCGGCTGACATCACGCGCGAGGTGTGCCGCAACCTGAAGCAGGTGCTGGCCGAGCTCAAGAAAAACGGGCGCGACATCAATCCCATCCTGGTCAGCCGTTCGGATTCGACGCTGCGCGGCCACTACCCGGTGGAAACCGATGTGATCGCGGAAGAACTGGGTCCGTTCGATGCGCATTTCCTGGTGCCCGCGTTCTTCGAGGGCGGTCGTTTCACCCGCGACAGCGTGCATTACCTGATGGTGCAGGGCCAGCCCGTGCCGGTGCATGAAACAGAATTCGCGCGCGATTCGGTGTTCGGTTATCGCCACAGTTACCTGCCCGATTACATCGGGGAAAAGACCGGTGGTCGCATCAAGCCGGAACAGGTCGAGCGTTTCCTGCTGGCGGACGTGCGCGGCGACAGCCTGCCGCGCCTGATGACACTGCATGGAAATGCCTGCTGTGTTGTGGATGCCGAAACGCAGAACGACCTGAATCATTTTGCCGGACAGTTGCGTTTGGCCGCCGGCCAGGGCAAGCGTTTCCTGTTCCGCAGTGCGGCCAGTCTGCTGACTGCGCTGGCGGGCCTGCCGGTACAGCCCGTGGCCGCGCAGGACATGGCGCGCTATGTGCGTGGCGGCAAACCGGGTGCAGTCATCGTCGGTTCGCACGTCAAGAAGACCACTGCGCAACTCGAACAATTGCTCAAGATGCCCGGCGTCACGCCTATCGAAGTGAACGTGGAGCAATTACCCGCCAGCCGCGATGCGCTGCTGGCGGAGGTCGTGCAGTCATGCGCGCAGAGCCATGCGGCAGGCAATACACCGGTGGTTTTTACTAGCCGCCTGGAAAAGGCATTTCCCGACCAGTCCACACGTCTGGCATTTGGCGAGATGGTTTCGGCCTTCCTGATGGATGTGGTGCGGAATCTGCCAACGACCCTCGGTTTCCTGATCAGCAAAGGCGGCATCACTTCCAATGACGTATTGAGCTCGGGGCTGGCGTTGAGGACATCGCGTGTAGTCGGGCAGATCCTGCCGGGATGTTCGGTGGTGTGTTGCCCGGCCGATCATCCGCGTTACCCGAACCTGCCCGTGGTCATTTTCCCGGGCAACGTCGGCGATGACCAGGCAGTCGCTACGGCCTATGCCAGGCTGACCGGACATGCGAATCAGCATTCGATATCGGAATCAGATTTTCGAACAATAAAGGCCTAG
- a CDS encoding glycerate kinase — MNNEQINPRELLQQMFAAAVAAAQPGICIPRYMPQPPKGRLIVIGAGKASAAMARAVEDCWPSRLEGLVVTRYGYAVPCKHIEIVEAAHPVPDQAGETASRRMLELVSGLTADDLVLCLISGGGSSLLPLPAAGLSLEDKQAINRNLLKSGATISEMNCVRRHLSAIKGGRLAAACHPAKVVNLIISDVPGDNPADIASGPTVADRSTCSEALAILRRYAIDVPQRVIDLLESGAGESVKPGDPRLPQIKTHLIATPQMALEAAAKVAGNHGIACHILGDSIEGEARDVGKVMAGIALQVSRRAQPFQPPCVLLSGGETTVTVRGDGRGGRNVEFLLSLGIALQGEPGIYAIAGDTDGVDGSEEIAGAYLMPDTLARAWDQGIRPADSLARNDGHSFFRALGDSLITGPTLTNVNDFRAILITK, encoded by the coding sequence ATGAATAACGAACAAATTAATCCGCGCGAGTTGCTGCAACAGATGTTCGCCGCTGCGGTTGCCGCGGCCCAGCCCGGCATTTGCATTCCCCGCTACATGCCGCAGCCACCGAAGGGGCGTTTGATCGTGATCGGCGCCGGCAAGGCCTCGGCGGCGATGGCGCGCGCGGTGGAAGACTGCTGGCCGTCGCGTCTCGAAGGGCTGGTCGTTACCCGCTACGGTTACGCGGTGCCGTGCAAGCACATCGAGATCGTCGAAGCAGCGCATCCGGTGCCGGACCAAGCGGGAGAAACGGCCAGCAGACGCATGCTCGAACTTGTTTCGGGTCTCACGGCGGACGACCTGGTGCTATGCCTGATCTCCGGCGGCGGCTCGTCCCTGTTGCCGCTGCCTGCAGCCGGTTTGTCGCTGGAAGACAAGCAGGCGATCAATCGCAACCTGCTCAAGAGCGGCGCCACGATCTCGGAGATGAATTGCGTGCGCCGCCACCTGTCGGCGATCAAGGGCGGCCGTTTGGCCGCCGCCTGCCACCCGGCCAAGGTAGTGAACCTGATCATCTCGGATGTGCCCGGCGATAACCCCGCCGACATCGCCTCGGGGCCGACCGTCGCGGACAGGAGCACCTGCAGCGAGGCGCTTGCCATCCTGCGCCGCTACGCGATCGATGTCCCTCAGCGAGTGATCGACCTGCTGGAAAGCGGCGCGGGAGAGTCTGTCAAACCGGGGGATCCGCGCTTGCCGCAGATAAAGACGCACCTGATCGCCACGCCGCAGATGGCACTGGAGGCGGCCGCAAAGGTCGCTGGCAATCACGGTATCGCGTGCCATATCCTGGGCGATTCGATCGAAGGCGAAGCGCGCGACGTGGGCAAGGTCATGGCGGGGATTGCGCTGCAGGTAAGCCGGCGCGCGCAGCCGTTCCAACCGCCTTGCGTGCTGCTGTCCGGCGGCGAGACCACGGTGACCGTGCGCGGCGACGGCCGTGGCGGGAGGAATGTCGAATTCCTGCTGTCTCTCGGCATCGCTCTGCAGGGCGAACCGGGGATCTATGCTATTGCAGGTGATACCGACGGCGTCGATGGAAGCGAGGAGATCGCGGGTGCCTATCTCATGCCCGACACGCTCGCGCGTGCCTGGGATCAGGGCATCCGTCCGGCAGACAGTCTTGCCCGCAATGACGGGCACAGCTTCTTCAGGGCGCTGGGCGATTCGCTCATCACGGGGCCCACGCTGACCAATGTGAACGACTTTCGCGCCATCCTTATCACGAAGTAA
- a CDS encoding MFS transporter gives MDEVAAVGERTMSQQKHSLFASAWPQLVIGIVCMVMIANLQYGWTFFVPDIQKQFGWDRGAIQIAFTLFVLFETWLVPIEGWFVDRFGPQIVVFIGGLACAFGWSMNSYATTLGQFYFAQIIAGIGAGAVYGTCIGNALKWFPSRRGIAAGLTAAGFGAGSALTVIPIQAMIKSEGFQNTFLYFGLGQGVVICLFAFAMVAPRAGQLGAAVVKHAAFHSLREISGREIIGANRSWIIAAVVALAGGLAMWSMGLNFYIPLALAAYIFTVGGSIVWSQGQPIFTLMYFMFVIVGAGGLIVTANLAPISLDLKVGTVPVTLAWLTLPALTFAATLDRTLNGLTRPFFGWVSDHIGRENTMFIAFFLEGIGIFMLYKLGSDPVWFVILSGLVFFAWGEIYSLFPATCTDTFGAKNASCNAGILYTAKGTAALLVPYASTIQKSTGSWDMVFILAAAANILAALLAIGVLKPWRRKVIAGFNDAAHKNQM, from the coding sequence ATGGACGAAGTCGCTGCGGTGGGAGAAAGAACGATGTCGCAACAAAAGCACTCGCTGTTTGCTTCCGCATGGCCGCAACTCGTCATCGGCATCGTCTGCATGGTGATGATCGCCAACCTGCAATATGGCTGGACGTTCTTTGTGCCCGACATCCAGAAGCAATTTGGCTGGGATCGGGGTGCCATCCAGATCGCCTTCACGCTGTTTGTGCTGTTTGAGACCTGGCTGGTGCCGATCGAGGGATGGTTCGTGGATCGCTTCGGCCCGCAGATCGTCGTGTTCATCGGGGGGCTTGCCTGCGCATTCGGCTGGAGCATGAACTCCTACGCGACCACGCTTGGCCAGTTTTATTTCGCGCAAATCATCGCGGGGATCGGCGCCGGTGCGGTTTACGGAACCTGCATAGGCAATGCCCTAAAGTGGTTTCCGAGCCGCAGGGGGATCGCTGCAGGATTGACTGCCGCCGGATTCGGCGCCGGTTCTGCTTTGACTGTGATTCCCATTCAGGCAATGATCAAAAGCGAAGGATTTCAGAATACCTTTCTATACTTCGGATTGGGCCAGGGCGTTGTGATTTGCCTGTTCGCTTTCGCAATGGTGGCCCCAAGGGCAGGTCAGCTGGGTGCTGCCGTCGTCAAGCATGCTGCGTTCCACAGTCTCAGGGAAATCTCCGGCAGGGAGATCATCGGCGCCAACCGGTCGTGGATCATCGCCGCCGTGGTGGCGCTGGCCGGAGGGCTTGCCATGTGGTCCATGGGCCTCAATTTCTATATTCCATTGGCGCTGGCCGCGTACATTTTTACTGTCGGCGGAAGCATCGTCTGGAGCCAGGGGCAGCCCATTTTTACGCTGATGTATTTCATGTTCGTGATCGTCGGGGCGGGCGGCCTCATCGTTACAGCCAATCTGGCGCCGATATCGCTGGATCTGAAAGTGGGAACGGTGCCTGTTACCCTTGCCTGGTTGACGCTGCCCGCGCTGACTTTTGCTGCCACGCTCGATCGCACCCTGAACGGACTGACGCGACCGTTTTTCGGCTGGGTGTCCGATCACATCGGACGGGAGAACACCATGTTCATCGCCTTCTTTCTGGAAGGCATCGGCATCTTCATGCTCTATAAACTCGGCTCGGATCCGGTATGGTTCGTGATCCTCAGCGGTCTCGTATTCTTTGCCTGGGGCGAGATATACAGTCTTTTTCCGGCGACCTGCACGGACACTTTCGGGGCAAAGAACGCATCGTGCAACGCGGGCATCCTGTATACCGCAAAGGGCACCGCCGCCTTGCTGGTTCCCTATGCCAGCACTATCCAGAAAAGCACCGGAAGCTGGGACATGGTGTTCATCCTTGCTGCCGCTGCAAACATCCTGGCTGCCCTGCTTGCGATCGGGGTGCTCAAACCGTGGCGACGCAAAGTCATTGCAGGATTCAATGACGCGGCCCACAAGAACCAGATGTAA
- a CDS encoding phosphoketolase gives MTTSASATPEFCKGIQHFGPVWEGFSQHAGSAVIKEGKSAISDPHAADAAYQTLLMADALRYLTLQTCGSKGSGHPGGFASSAEAYASLVMLGHTNIVTEVGHHAPGFYSAMFLDTSLEEMGIETVTDMMARFREKHGLLGHLSGAIPGLLAPAGPLGQGQHFAMAGALLHPGKLFPVTIGDGGMGEPYVLNSMLHFNTAYPKVTNFLPTLIWNGYSQEHHSMVSRFTNEQMIAYWKGHGFKEVVLVDAKEFDDTNQTSAYADSSYFSHKQRLAFAGAVLAGVDRAAKSALGGTLTAFIIKQMKGTGVHTVGAKSHNLYPADSLDKPHMIDGLKRRALPPEAWSIVRENFVRAGGGPAAKTAVTEHVLEMAPLGKMPIHEFPKGEKAVPATAMGALVAYVGTQDKRFVVTNADGNEASAMKNINDALKIRHPTIDPLYNQEPEGQVYEPLNEDACAGLASALTLFGSRALWLSYESFAINGWPIVQTVTQAMAELRRPTPSIVTMFTAGALEQGRNGWTHQRPEIENYFAAQMRNGNTYPLFPCDANAIQVAYEYATNSFNKCMVIIASKSPLPVYMSVDEARQAMEAGASIIYESKNAGKATVVFGVTGDMVFLPVFEARDRLEAEGYKVRIVAVVNPRRLYRPTDIAWDTVAEPDNKFMDDAHFNALFDGDVLLAVSGGPSAVLEPILLRTRANKRDTFAWKRGETTASPGEIMEFNGLTAEAMTKRVKSMAG, from the coding sequence ATGACAACGAGCGCATCCGCTACGCCAGAATTTTGCAAGGGTATTCAACATTTCGGACCGGTTTGGGAGGGTTTTTCGCAACACGCCGGGTCTGCAGTCATCAAGGAAGGCAAGTCGGCGATCAGTGACCCGCATGCAGCAGATGCCGCGTACCAGACACTGTTGATGGCCGATGCCTTGCGCTATCTGACCCTGCAAACCTGCGGTTCCAAGGGTTCCGGCCATCCGGGCGGATTTGCCAGCAGCGCCGAGGCGTATGCCTCGCTGGTGATGCTGGGCCACACCAATATCGTGACCGAGGTGGGGCACCATGCCCCCGGATTCTACAGCGCGATGTTCCTCGACACTTCGCTGGAAGAAATGGGTATCGAGACGGTGACCGACATGATGGCACGTTTCCGCGAGAAGCACGGCCTGCTCGGCCACTTGTCGGGCGCCATTCCCGGGCTGCTGGCGCCCGCCGGTCCGCTGGGGCAGGGGCAGCACTTCGCGATGGCCGGTGCGCTGTTGCATCCCGGCAAGCTGTTCCCGGTCACCATTGGCGACGGCGGCATGGGCGAACCCTACGTGCTCAACTCCATGCTGCACTTCAACACCGCCTATCCCAAGGTGACCAACTTCCTGCCGACGCTGATCTGGAACGGTTACAGCCAGGAGCACCATTCCATGGTGTCGCGCTTTACCAACGAGCAGATGATCGCCTACTGGAAGGGGCACGGTTTCAAGGAAGTGGTGCTGGTCGATGCCAAGGAGTTCGACGACACCAACCAGACCAGCGCCTATGCGGACAGTTCCTATTTCTCGCACAAACAGCGCCTGGCCTTTGCCGGCGCCGTGCTCGCGGGCGTGGACAGGGCGGCCAAATCCGCGCTGGGCGGCACGCTGACCGCGTTCATCATCAAGCAGATGAAGGGTACGGGCGTGCATACGGTGGGCGCCAAGTCGCATAACCTGTATCCGGCCGACAGTCTGGACAAGCCGCACATGATAGACGGATTAAAGCGTCGCGCCTTGCCCCCCGAGGCGTGGTCCATCGTGCGCGAGAACTTTGTGCGTGCCGGCGGCGGCCCTGCAGCCAAAACGGCCGTGACCGAACATGTGCTGGAGATGGCGCCGCTGGGCAAGATGCCGATCCATGAATTCCCCAAGGGCGAGAAGGCGGTGCCGGCAACCGCGATGGGTGCGCTGGTGGCCTATGTGGGCACCCAGGACAAGCGTTTCGTCGTGACCAATGCCGACGGCAATGAAGCGTCGGCAATGAAGAACATCAACGATGCCCTGAAGATCCGCCATCCTACCATTGATCCGCTGTACAACCAGGAGCCGGAAGGCCAGGTGTATGAGCCGCTGAACGAAGATGCCTGTGCCGGTCTGGCCTCGGCCCTGACGCTGTTCGGTTCGCGTGCACTCTGGCTGTCGTACGAAAGCTTCGCGATCAACGGCTGGCCCATCGTGCAGACGGTGACGCAGGCGATGGCCGAACTGCGCCGCCCGACGCCTTCCATCGTGACCATGTTCACCGCGGGTGCGCTGGAGCAGGGACGCAACGGCTGGACGCACCAGCGTCCCGAGATCGAAAACTACTTTGCCGCCCAGATGCGCAACGGCAACACCTACCCGCTGTTCCCGTGCGATGCGAACGCGATCCAGGTGGCATACGAGTACGCCACCAACAGTTTCAACAAGTGCATGGTGATCATTGCGTCCAAGAGCCCGCTGCCGGTCTACATGAGTGTGGACGAGGCACGGCAAGCGATGGAAGCGGGTGCGTCGATCATTTACGAAAGCAAGAATGCGGGCAAGGCGACCGTGGTGTTCGGGGTGACCGGCGACATGGTTTTCCTGCCGGTGTTCGAGGCCAGGGACAGGCTCGAAGCCGAGGGTTACAAGGTGCGCATCGTGGCCGTCGTGAATCCGCGCCGCCTGTATCGCCCGACCGACATCGCGTGGGATACCGTGGCGGAGCCGGACAACAAGTTCATGGATGATGCCCATTTCAATGCCTTGTTTGACGGCGATGTGCTGCTGGCCGTGAGCGGCGGACCGAGCGCGGTGCTGGAGCCGATTCTGCTGCGTACCCGGGCCAACAAGCGCGACACGTTCGCCTGGAAGCGTGGTGAAACGACCGCAAGCCCGGGTGAGATCATGGAGTTCAACGGATTGACCGCCGAGGCAATGACCAAGCGCGTCAAGTCCATGGCGGGTTGA
- a CDS encoding alanine--glyoxylate aminotransferase family protein gives MKIKSFHPPQRVLMGPGPSDVSARVLAAMARPTIGHLDPRFVDLMDEMKSLLKYAFQTENELTMPVSAPGSAGMETCFVNLVEPGDKVVVCQNGVFGGRMKENVERCGGIAVMVQDDWGRAVDPQKLEDALKANPDTKVVAFVHAETSTGALSDAKTLVEVAHRHGCLVIVDAITSLGGSPVKVDEWNIDAIYSGTQKCLSCTPGLSPVSFSPEAQERIKNRKSKIQSWFMDLNLVMGYWGGATKRAYHHTAPINALYGLHEALVMLQEEELENAWERHHRNHLALRAGLEAMGLEFVVPENERLPQLNAISVPQGVDEAEVRALLLSDYQLEIGAGLGAMAGKVWRIGLMGHASNPRNVRLCLSALDDVLGRMKAPIQSGVALDAANRYLAA, from the coding sequence ATGAAAATAAAATCATTTCATCCTCCTCAACGCGTTCTGATGGGGCCCGGACCTTCCGATGTCAGCGCGCGCGTGCTAGCTGCGATGGCTCGCCCCACCATCGGCCATCTCGACCCAAGGTTCGTGGACCTGATGGATGAAATGAAATCCCTGCTGAAATACGCGTTCCAGACCGAAAACGAACTGACCATGCCGGTTTCCGCGCCCGGTTCCGCGGGCATGGAGACCTGCTTCGTGAATCTGGTCGAGCCGGGCGACAAAGTCGTCGTGTGCCAGAACGGTGTGTTCGGCGGGCGCATGAAAGAGAATGTCGAACGCTGCGGCGGCATCGCGGTGATGGTGCAGGACGACTGGGGACGCGCGGTCGATCCGCAAAAGCTGGAGGATGCGCTGAAAGCCAACCCGGACACCAAAGTGGTCGCGTTCGTGCACGCGGAGACTTCCACCGGCGCGCTGTCCGATGCGAAGACGTTGGTCGAGGTCGCGCACCGGCACGGCTGCCTGGTCATCGTCGACGCGATCACTTCGCTGGGCGGCTCACCGGTCAAAGTCGACGAATGGAACATCGACGCCATCTATTCGGGCACGCAGAAATGCCTGTCTTGCACCCCCGGCCTCTCGCCCGTCAGCTTCAGTCCCGAAGCACAGGAAAGAATCAAGAACCGCAAGAGCAAGATCCAGAGCTGGTTCATGGACCTCAACCTGGTAATGGGTTACTGGGGCGGCGCGACCAAGCGCGCCTACCACCACACCGCGCCGATCAATGCGCTATATGGCCTGCATGAAGCACTGGTGATGCTGCAGGAAGAAGAACTGGAAAACGCCTGGGAACGTCATCACCGTAACCATCTCGCGCTGCGCGCCGGGCTGGAAGCGATGGGACTGGAATTCGTCGTCCCGGAAAACGAACGCCTGCCGCAACTGAATGCGATCTCCGTGCCGCAAGGCGTGGACGAAGCCGAGGTGCGTGCGCTACTGTTGTCGGACTATCAACTGGAGATCGGCGCCGGCCTCGGGGCGATGGCCGGAAAGGTGTGGCGCATCGGCCTGATGGGACACGCCAGCAACCCGCGCAACGTGCGGCTCTGCCTCAGCGCACTGGACGATGTGCTCGGCCGCATGAAGGCGCCGATCCAGAGCGGCGTCGCACTGGATGCCGCGAACCGGTACCTGGCTGCCTGA